One Burkholderia vietnamiensis LMG 10929 genomic window carries:
- a CDS encoding YgaP family membrane protein — MKANVGNIDRALRIFIGLILIGLTVTGHVGLWGWLGIVPLLTGIVRICPLYSVLGVKTCSASKTDAK, encoded by the coding sequence GTGAAAGCAAATGTTGGAAATATCGACCGCGCCCTGCGAATATTCATTGGGCTGATATTGATCGGATTGACCGTAACAGGGCACGTTGGCTTGTGGGGCTGGCTTGGCATCGTGCCACTCCTGACAGGCATCGTGCGCATCTGCCCTCTGTACAGCGTTCTGGGCGTGAAGACGTGCTCGGCGTCGAAGACCGACGCTAAATAA
- a CDS encoding c-type cytochrome, with protein MNYRTLTRWIVAALATCGHYAGAAQSDSPKVSNADLVAHGAYVARLGDCVACHTASDGKPMAGGLPLNTPFGAVYSTNITPDDATGIGRYTFAQFERVMRKGIAADGHNLYPAMPYPSYVKMTDQDMRALFAYLKHGVAPVSRANKAPDIPWPFNMRWTLAVWNGLFLDDKPYIPDLKHDAIWNRGAYLVQGLGHCGACHTPRGIGFQEKALSDAGSDGSAYLSGATVDSWRAVNLRRSWTAADLVALLKTGQNRYTYAAGGMSDVVRHSTQYTSDLDLSAIAIYLTSLPANSPGEEAKRASGAQHTTKEPTGLLTTRGGLAYLQFCAACHQVDGRGFSAVFPPLSENPAVLSADPVSSIHVVLTGWQTPKTAAHPKVYTMPAFNLLSDRELADILTFVRTSWGNRQAPVSASDVGKLRRELGVKTPTPSAFETPRFAAMLDQPNAAQLVRGMQLHLETKALLPGNVGNSLNCASCHLEGGTVAHASPFVGVSPQFPSYSSRAGKVISLAERINSCFQRSMNGKPIPVDSADMKAMIAYFDWMKDGARPNEKVPGRGVGKIDTHLTPDVAHGKAVYAAQCASCHGANGEGAIGSERQYIYPPLWGEQSFNVGAGMARLYTAAAFVKHNMPIGSHSGFPLAQGGLSDQDALDVAAYFTQQPRPDFPGKIRDWPVGGKPADARY; from the coding sequence ATGAATTATCGAACGCTCACACGTTGGATTGTCGCCGCGTTGGCGACATGCGGCCATTACGCAGGGGCTGCTCAATCAGACTCTCCCAAGGTATCGAATGCCGATCTTGTCGCGCATGGGGCTTATGTCGCCCGCCTCGGCGATTGCGTCGCTTGTCATACCGCATCTGATGGCAAACCGATGGCCGGTGGTCTGCCGCTCAATACGCCGTTCGGCGCCGTGTATTCAACCAATATCACGCCCGACGACGCGACGGGCATCGGTCGTTATACTTTCGCCCAATTCGAGCGGGTCATGCGAAAAGGTATCGCCGCGGACGGTCACAATCTCTATCCCGCGATGCCTTATCCGTCGTACGTAAAGATGACCGACCAAGACATGCGCGCGCTGTTTGCATATCTGAAACACGGTGTCGCGCCGGTGAGTCGTGCGAACAAGGCTCCCGACATTCCGTGGCCGTTCAATATGCGCTGGACGCTCGCTGTCTGGAACGGGCTCTTCCTCGACGACAAGCCTTACATCCCCGATCTGAAGCACGATGCCATCTGGAACCGCGGCGCGTACCTCGTGCAGGGCCTGGGCCATTGCGGTGCATGCCATACACCGCGCGGTATCGGGTTTCAGGAAAAAGCCCTGTCCGATGCGGGCAGTGATGGCAGCGCCTATCTTTCCGGGGCGACGGTCGATTCTTGGCGCGCCGTCAATCTGCGCAGATCGTGGACCGCCGCTGACCTCGTTGCGTTGCTCAAGACCGGGCAAAACCGCTATACCTATGCAGCAGGTGGCATGAGCGACGTGGTTCGTCATAGCACGCAATACACGAGCGATTTGGATCTCAGTGCGATCGCGATATATCTGACATCACTGCCTGCGAATTCGCCTGGCGAGGAGGCGAAGCGGGCATCCGGTGCGCAACACACTACCAAGGAACCCACGGGCCTGTTGACGACCCGCGGCGGTCTCGCCTATCTCCAGTTTTGTGCCGCTTGCCATCAGGTCGACGGTCGTGGCTTTTCCGCCGTGTTTCCGCCGCTGTCGGAGAACCCGGCCGTGCTGTCTGCCGATCCAGTTTCGTCGATTCACGTGGTGCTGACCGGTTGGCAGACCCCGAAGACCGCCGCCCATCCGAAGGTCTATACGATGCCGGCCTTCAACCTGTTGTCCGACCGAGAACTGGCCGATATCCTGACCTTCGTCCGCACTTCGTGGGGCAATCGCCAGGCTCCAGTAAGCGCGTCCGATGTGGGCAAACTGCGTCGGGAACTGGGAGTAAAGACGCCCACGCCATCGGCGTTCGAGACGCCGCGCTTCGCTGCGATGCTCGATCAGCCGAATGCGGCGCAACTCGTGCGCGGCATGCAGTTGCATCTGGAAACGAAAGCGCTTTTGCCGGGCAACGTCGGCAATTCGCTCAACTGCGCCAGCTGCCATCTCGAAGGAGGGACCGTTGCGCACGCATCGCCTTTTGTGGGCGTTTCCCCGCAATTCCCGAGTTATTCGTCGCGCGCGGGGAAGGTGATTTCGTTGGCGGAGCGCATCAATAGCTGCTTCCAACGTTCGATGAACGGCAAGCCGATACCTGTCGATTCCGCGGATATGAAGGCGATGATCGCGTACTTCGACTGGATGAAGGACGGAGCCCGGCCAAACGAAAAGGTACCGGGGCGCGGTGTGGGGAAGATCGACACGCACCTGACACCTGACGTGGCCCACGGCAAAGCGGTGTATGCGGCGCAATGCGCGTCGTGCCACGGTGCGAACGGCGAGGGGGCGATAGGGTCGGAGAGGCAGTACATTTATCCGCCGTTGTGGGGCGAGCAGTCGTTCAACGTCGGGGCGGGCATGGCGCGACTTTATACTGCTGCCGCCTTCGTCAAGCACAACATGCCGATCGGATCGCACAGCGGCTTTCCACTAGCACAGGGCGGCTTGAGCGATCAGGATGCCCTCGACGTCGCAGCGTATTTCACACAGCAGCCGCGCCCAGACTTCCCTGGGAAGATTCGAGACTGGCCCGTGGGCGGCAAGCCGGCTGATGCCCGCTATTGA
- a CDS encoding BspC domain-containing protein, with protein MLLFAYAARCSADDTISEDYRYLARINVRPVVIDCVAEIDRWIRTSSKYDMYLAPDGRQLRAKFARFAR; from the coding sequence ATGCTTCTGTTTGCGTATGCGGCACGATGCAGCGCTGACGATACGATTTCAGAGGATTATCGTTATCTGGCGCGTATTAATGTTCGTCCGGTCGTCATCGATTGCGTCGCGGAAATCGACCGATGGATTCGAACCTCGTCGAAATACGACATGTATCTTGCACCTGACGGTCGTCAGCTGAGGGCAAAGTTCGCGCGTTTCGCGCGATAG
- a CDS encoding LysE family translocator, which produces MNLAHFSSFGVAVAVYLIGTAMPGPGNLSIANASLNYGRMPGLATAAGVISGSLCWGVTAAAGVSAMLLSYRPLLMWLKILGALYLLWLAHKAVRTAFSSRDPMKAATQTRRGGAAVFYLQGLGSP; this is translated from the coding sequence ATGAATCTCGCGCACTTCTCCAGCTTCGGCGTCGCGGTCGCCGTCTACCTGATCGGCACGGCGATGCCTGGGCCGGGCAACCTGTCGATCGCGAACGCGTCGCTCAACTACGGACGCATGCCGGGCCTCGCGACGGCGGCCGGCGTGATCTCGGGCTCGCTGTGCTGGGGCGTGACCGCGGCGGCCGGCGTGTCGGCGATGCTGTTGTCGTACCGGCCGCTGCTCATGTGGCTCAAGATCCTCGGCGCGCTCTATCTGCTGTGGCTCGCGCACAAGGCGGTTCGGACGGCGTTCTCGTCGCGCGATCCGATGAAGGCGGCCACGCAGACGCGACGCGGCGGCGCGGCGGTGTTTTATCTGCAGGGACTGGGGTCCCCTTGA
- a CDS encoding group II truncated hemoglobin, translating into MADLPHEDIEQTTAFHLIGGEVRVRELVDRFYDLMDLEAKFKQLRAMHPPTLDDTRNKLFWFLCGWLGGPDHYVSRFGHPRLRARHMPYPIASADRDQWVDCMTMAMREIDLPKELRERLLHSFGETADWMRNRAD; encoded by the coding sequence ATGGCTGATTTACCTCACGAAGATATCGAGCAAACAACGGCCTTCCATCTCATTGGGGGGGAGGTACGAGTGCGCGAGCTCGTCGACCGCTTCTATGACCTGATGGATCTCGAAGCCAAATTCAAGCAGCTTCGCGCGATGCATCCGCCAACGCTCGACGACACGCGAAATAAGTTGTTCTGGTTCCTGTGCGGCTGGCTCGGTGGTCCGGATCACTACGTTAGCCGTTTTGGCCATCCCCGCCTGCGTGCACGGCATATGCCGTATCCCATTGCATCAGCGGACCGAGATCAATGGGTCGACTGCATGACAATGGCGATGAGAGAAATCGACCTGCCAAAGGAACTGCGCGAGCGGCTGCTCCACTCCTTCGGTGAAACCGCGGACTGGATGCGTAATCGTGCAGACTGA
- a CDS encoding PLP-dependent aminotransferase family protein, whose amino-acid sequence MKLALDTTTGVPLNEQLARQLEQMIRSRHLRSGVKLPSIRKMAADQQISRFPVIEAYDTLAARGLIQPRHGAGFYVTDRFDRSAPVGGTDPQIAEEESGHILEQFASTDDRLKLSSGFMPAAWRDVDGIAQAIRHVVRSDAASLVDYAQPQGDPLLRQYLSGYLAPLGIHAQPQQILVTHSASHALDLVVRLMLKPGDTVFVEDPGYFNLFGLLKLHGVKLVGVPRRATGPDVEITEALLREHRPKLFFVNTAFHNPTATNIAPPVMFRLLQLAHRHDFTFVEDDVYADFEAAPSQRLATLDQFERVIYLSGFSKALSSSLRIGYLAARPELIKPLVELKALTSMGGARLAESIVASLLERGTHRKHLERLRRRLAQASANAVARLRHAGWEVFEQPSGGMFVWARVPGVEDSALLCDTARTFGLDLAPGREYRPNGEATPWVRLNVAAASDPLAEPFIDAAPGLARDT is encoded by the coding sequence ATGAAACTCGCGCTCGATACGACGACCGGCGTCCCGCTCAACGAGCAACTCGCTCGCCAGCTCGAACAGATGATTCGCTCGCGACATTTGCGCAGCGGCGTAAAACTGCCGTCGATCCGCAAGATGGCGGCCGACCAGCAGATCAGCCGCTTCCCCGTCATCGAGGCATACGACACGCTCGCGGCCCGCGGCCTGATCCAGCCGCGTCACGGCGCGGGCTTCTACGTGACCGACCGGTTCGACCGCAGCGCGCCGGTCGGCGGCACGGATCCGCAGATCGCCGAGGAAGAATCCGGCCACATCCTCGAGCAATTCGCGTCGACCGACGATCGCCTCAAGCTGTCGAGCGGCTTCATGCCGGCTGCGTGGCGCGACGTCGACGGCATCGCCCAGGCCATACGGCACGTCGTGCGCAGCGACGCGGCGAGCCTGGTCGACTATGCGCAGCCGCAAGGTGACCCGCTGCTGCGGCAGTACCTGAGCGGGTATCTCGCGCCACTCGGCATCCACGCGCAGCCGCAGCAGATTCTCGTCACGCACAGCGCGAGCCACGCGCTCGATCTCGTCGTGCGCCTGATGCTGAAGCCGGGCGACACGGTATTCGTCGAGGATCCCGGTTACTTCAACCTGTTCGGGCTGCTGAAGCTGCACGGCGTGAAGCTCGTCGGTGTGCCGCGCCGCGCGACGGGGCCCGACGTCGAGATCACCGAGGCGCTGCTGCGCGAACATCGTCCGAAGCTGTTCTTCGTCAATACCGCGTTCCACAACCCGACGGCGACGAACATTGCGCCGCCGGTGATGTTCCGGCTGCTGCAGCTCGCGCATCGGCACGACTTCACGTTCGTCGAGGACGACGTCTACGCGGACTTCGAAGCGGCGCCGTCGCAGCGGCTCGCGACGCTCGATCAGTTCGAACGGGTGATCTATCTGAGCGGGTTTTCGAAGGCTTTGTCGTCGTCGCTGCGGATCGGCTACCTGGCCGCGCGGCCCGAGCTGATCAAGCCGCTCGTCGAGCTGAAGGCGCTCACGAGCATGGGTGGCGCGCGGCTCGCGGAAAGCATCGTCGCGTCGCTGCTCGAGCGTGGCACGCATCGCAAGCATCTGGAACGGCTGCGCCGGCGCCTCGCGCAGGCGTCGGCCAACGCGGTGGCGCGATTACGCCATGCGGGCTGGGAAGTGTTCGAACAGCCGAGCGGCGGCATGTTCGTGTGGGCGCGCGTGCCCGGCGTGGAAGATTCCGCGCTGCTGTGCGACACCGCGCGCACGTTCGGGCTCGACCTTGCGCCCGGGCGCGAATACCGGCCGAACGGCGAGGCGACGCCGTGGGTACGGCTCAACGTCGCAGCGGCGAGCGATCCGCTTGCCGAGCCGTTCATCGACGCGGCCCCCGGCCTCGCTCGAGACACGTGA
- a CDS encoding carboxymuconolactone decarboxylase family protein, producing MSGIPDFKAVVNDVSGLMRHLRGSQPELMTAFGQLAAAGTKDGALSKKMREFVALGIAVADRCDDCIGFHVQALVKLGATRAELEDVLGTAVYMGGGPSMMYAMHALAAFEQLSS from the coding sequence ATGAGCGGGATACCCGATTTCAAAGCGGTCGTCAACGACGTATCGGGCCTCATGCGTCACCTGCGCGGGTCCCAGCCTGAGTTAATGACCGCATTCGGTCAATTGGCTGCAGCCGGCACCAAGGATGGCGCACTGAGCAAGAAAATGCGAGAGTTTGTTGCGCTCGGCATCGCAGTCGCGGACCGATGCGATGACTGCATTGGCTTTCACGTCCAAGCTCTCGTCAAGCTGGGCGCCACACGCGCCGAACTAGAGGACGTGCTAGGAACCGCCGTTTATATGGGAGGTGGTCCCTCGATGATGTACGCCATGCACGCGCTCGCTGCATTTGAACAGTTATCGTCCTGA